A DNA window from Daucus carota subsp. sativus chromosome 3, DH1 v3.0, whole genome shotgun sequence contains the following coding sequences:
- the LOC108211266 gene encoding probable sugar phosphate/phosphate translocator At3g17430: MINSQLLLTYLYLLVYVTLSSGVILYNKWVLSPKYFNFPLPITLTMIHMGFSGAVAFFLIRVLKVVSPVKMTFEIYATCVIPISAFFASSLWFGNTAYLFISVAFIQMLKALMPVATFLMAVTCGTDTLRWDVFLNMLLVSVGVVVSSYGEIHFNVVGTLYQVTGIFAEALRLVLTQVLLQKKGLTLNPITSLYYIAPCSFVFLFVPWYLLEKPEMEVSQIQFNFWIFFSNAFAALALNFSIFLVIGRTGAVTIRVAGVLKDWLLIALSTVIFPESTITRLNIIGYAIALCGVVMYNYLKVKDVSAAQLPLDSIAERAAKGLMEKKSSDPYVSDNGSNSSSLARSGSGPDTSADEEAPLISSRILHLGRSSHSSQKSSP, from the exons ATGATCAACAGTCAACTGCTATTGACCTATTTGTATCTCCTAGTTTATGTAACACTGTCATCAGGAGTTATTTTGTACAATAAG TGGGTGCTCTCTCCAAAATACTTCAATTTTCCATTACCAATAACACTGACCATGATTCATATGGGATTTTCTGGTGCGGTGGCATTTTTTCTTATCCGCGTCTTAAAG GTTGTGTCCCCAGTAAAAATGACTTTTGAAAT ATATGCAACATGCGTGATTCCTATAAGCGCCTTCTTTGCGTCAAGCCTATG GTTTGGCAACACTGCTTATTTGTTTATTTCAGTGGCCTTCATCCAGATGCTTAAAGCACTAA TGCCAGTGGCTACATTTCTCATGGCTGTCACCTGTGGCACTGACACATTAAGATGGGATGTGTTCTTGAATATGTTGCTGGTCAGTGTTGGAGTTGTTGTATCCTCGTATGGGGAAATTCACTTCAATGTAGTGGGCACCCTTTATCAAGTCACAGGGATATTTGCCGAAGCTCTTAGATTGGTCTTGACTCAAGTTCTTCTCCAGAAAAAAGGCTTAACACTAAACCCTATTACCAGTTTATATTACATTGCTCCGTGCAG TTTTGTGTTTCTGTTTGTTCCATGGTATCTTCTGGAGAAACCTGAAATGGAAGTCTCACAAATCCAGTTCAATTTCTGGATATTCTTTTCAAATGCTTTTGCTGCTCTGGCATTAaatttttcaatcttcttggtAATTGGAAGAACCGGTGCTGTGACCATACGAGTTGCTGGTGTTTTGAAAGACTGGTTATTGATTGCACTTTCAACTGTCATATTTCCAGAGTCAACGATTACTAGACTTAATATCATTGGCTATGCGATTG CGCTTTGCGGTGTTGTGATGTATAACTACTTGAAGGTCAAGGATGTCTCTGCCGCCCAACTTCCATTAGATAGTATTGCAGAAAGAGCAGCTAAG GGCTTAATGGAGAAGAAGTCATCTGACCCGTATGTATCCGATAATGGCAGCAATAGCAGCAGTTTAGCAAGGAGTGGTTCTGGGCCTGATACTAGTGCCGATGAAGAAGCACCATTAATTTCTTCGAGGATATTACATCTTGGTAGAAGCTCACACAGCAGCCAGAAGTCATCTCCCTGA
- the LOC108211864 gene encoding S-adenosylmethionine synthase 5, which translates to MSHFFIVAVSWWSEFRQGRYFSVPAFSLTELYKMETFLFTSESVNEGHPDKLCDQISDAVLDACLAQDPDSKVACETCITTDLVMVFGEITTKAHVDYEKVVRETCLNVGFVSNEIGLDANTCEVLVKIEQQNPQIANAVHGNLKRCPEEIGAGDQGHMFGYATDETPELMPLSHVLATKLGARLTDVRKNGTCAWMRPDGKTQVTVEYLNENGAMVPIRIHTVLISSQHDETVNNDKIATDLIEHVIRPVIPDKYLDQNTIFHLNPSGRFVQGGPCGDAGLTGRKIIVDTYGGWGAHGGGAFSGKDPTKVDRSGAYIIRQAAKSIVASGLARRCIVQVSYAIGVPEPLSVFVDTYGTGKIPDREILKIVKETFDFRPGMIIKNLDLKRGGNGRFLKTAAHGHFGRDDPDFTWEIVKPLN; encoded by the exons ATGTCCCATTTTTTCATTGTCGCAGTGTCTTGGTGGTCTGAGTTTCGACAAGGCAGATATTTTTCGGTGCCTGCGTTTTCTTTAACTGAG CTCTATAAAATGGAGACCTTCCTCTTTACCTCTGAGTCTGTTAATGAGGGGCATCCTGACAAGCTTTGTGATCAGATCTCTGATGCAGTGCTTGATGCCTGCCTAGCCCAAGATCCTGACAGCAAGGTTGCATGTGAGACATGTATTACAACCGATTTGGTCATGGTTTTCGGGGAGATCACAACTAAAGCTCATGTAGATTACGAGAAGGTTGTCCGTGAGACATGCCTTAATGTTGGATTTGTTTCTAATGAAATAGGCCTTGATGCCAACACCTGCGAGGTACTTGTGAAGATTGAGCAACAAAACCCTCAAATTGCGAATGCTGTCCATGGAAATCTTAAAAGATGTCCTGAGGAAATTGGTGCAGGGGATCAGGGCCATATGTTTGGTTATGCCACTGATGAGACCCCTGAACTTATGCCTCTTAGCCATGTTCTTGCAACCAAATTAGGAGCTCGTCTCACTGATGTACGCAAGAATGGCACGTGTGCCTGGATGAGGCCTGATGGAAAGACTCAAGTGACTGTTGAATACCTTAATGAAAATGGTGCCATGGTTCCAATCCGCATTCACACAGTCCTCATTTCCAGCCAGCATGATGAGACAGTTAACAATGATAAGATTGCTACTGACCTCATAGAGCATGTCATTAGGCCTGTGATTCCAGACAAATACCTTGATCAAAACACCATCTTTCACCTCAATCCATCAGGCCGTTTTGTCCAGGGCGGTCCATGTGGTGATGCTGGCCTCACTGGTCGTAAAATCATTGTTGACACTTATGGAGGCTGGGGCGCCCACGGTGGCGGTGCTTTCTCTGGCAAGGATCCCACTAAGGTGGACAGAAGTGGTGCATATATCATTAGACAAGCTGCCAAGAGCATTGTGGCCAGTGGACTTGCTCGCAGGTGCATCGTGCAGGTCTCTTATGCTATCGGTGTTCCTGAGCCTCTATCAGTCTTTGTTGACACTTATGGGACTGGAAAAATCCCTGACAGGGAAATCCTCAAGATAGTGAAGGAAACATTTGACTTCAGGCCGGGGATGATTATCAAAAATTTGGACTTGAAGAGAGGTGGCAATGGCAGGTTCTTGAAGACTGCAGCTCATGGACATTTTGGAAGAGATGATCCGGACTTCACCTGGGAGATTGTGAAGCCCCTCAATTAG
- the LOC108214493 gene encoding S-adenosylmethionine synthase 5: MALETFLFTSESVNEGHPDKLCDQISDAVLDACLAQDPDSKVACETCTKTNMVMVFGEITTKADVDYEKIVRETCRNIGFVSADVGLDADNCKVLVNIEQQSPDIAQGVHGHLTKRPEDIGAGDQGHMFGYATDETPELMPLSHVLATKLGARLTDVRKNGTCAWLRPDGKTQVTVEYLNENGAMVPTRVHTVLISTQHDETVTNDEIAADLKEHVIKPVIPEKYLDEKTIFHLNPSGRFVIGGPHGDAGLTGRKIIIDTYGGWGAHGGGAFSGKDPTKVDRSGAYIVRQAAKSIVANGLARRCIVQVSYAIGVPEPLSVFVDTYGTGKIPDREILKIVKETFDFRPGMISINLDLKRGGNGRFLKTAAYGHFGRDDPDFTWEVVKPLKWDKPQA, from the coding sequence ATGGCATTAGAGACCTTCCTATTTACCTCCGAGTCTGTTAACGAGGGTCACCCAGACAAGCTCTGTGATCAGATCTCTGACGCGGTGCTGGATGCCTGCCTAGCTCAAGATCCCGACAGCAAGGTTGCATGTGAGACATGCACCAAGACCAACATGGTCATGGTTTTTGGGGAGATTACTACCAAGGCTGATGTGGACTACGAGAAGATTGTTCGCGAGACATGCCGTAACATTGGATTTGTTTCTGCTGATGTTGGTCTTGATGCTGACAACTGCAAGGTTCTTGTTAACATTGAGCAACAGAGCCCTGATATTGCCCAGGGTGTCCATGGTCATCTTACTAAGCGCCCGGAGGATATTGGCGCAGGTGACCAGGGCCATATGTTTGGCTATGCCACTGACGAGACCCCTGAGCTTATGCCTCTGAGCCATGTTCTTGCAACCAAACTTGGCGCTCGCCTTACTGATGTCCGCAAGAATGGTACATGCGCGTGGTTGAGACCTGATGGCAAGACCCAGGTCACTGTTGAGTACCTAAATGAGAATGGTGCCATGGTTCCAACCCGTGTTCACACTGTCCTCATTTCCACCCAGCACGACGAGACTGTTACCAACGATGAGATTGCTGCTGACCTCAAAGAGCATGTAATCAAGCCCGTCATCCCAGAGAAGTATCTTGATGAGAAGACCATCTTTCACCTCAACCCTTCAGGCCGCTTTGTAATTGGAGGCCCCCATGGTGATGCTGGTCTAACAGGTCGCAAGATCATTATCGACACTTATGGTGGCTGGGGAGCTCACGGTGGTGGTGCTTTCTCCGGAAAGGACCCCACAAAGGTGGACAGAAGTGGTGCATATATTGTCAGGCAAGCTGCCAAGAGCATTGTAGCCAATGGACTTGCTCGTAGGTGCATTGTGCAGGTATCTTATGCTATTGGTGTTCCAGAGCCTCTGTCAGTCTTCGTCGACACCTATGGAACTGGAAAAATCCCCGACAGGGAAATCCTAAAGATCGTAAAGGAAACCTTCGACTTCAGGCCCGGAATGATCTCCATCAATCTTGATCTGAAAAGAGGAGGCAATGGTAGGTTCTTGAAGACCGCGGCCTATGGGCATTTCGGAAGGGATGACCCAGACTTCACCTGGGAGGTTGTCAAGCCCCTCAAGTGGGATAAGCCTCAGGCttaa
- the LOC108212844 gene encoding uncharacterized protein LOC108212844 — MGLFRGMRDKPPSDYLLKIKSFSLFSDQGVEKIDSDKFEAGGHQWRIVLFPGGCNEGSGDYISIYLSLANKDAVADGEEVNAIFRFFLFDQVRGKYLYVQGSARRFDRVKCKWGFSKFIALEIFKEPSHGYLVENTCFIGAEVYVIRNSGLRECLSISDFPGVSYKYTWTITQFSKLGSFCQSDEFVVGGYNWKLALCPKGNAKNEGCCMSLYLQSVDSQHFSPAQKVKAKFKVTLKDQKRGMNDVTYADIFWFDSSVKCWDCGSFIELKILKDEEYGFIYEDQCVIEAQLTVLYETCQKTLS; from the exons ATGGGGCTTTTTAGAGGAATGAGAGACAAACCCCCATCAGATTACttgttaaagatcaagtcaTTTTCTCTCTTCTCCGATCAAGGCGTCGAAAAAATTGATTCTGACAAGTTTGAAGCCGGTGGGCACCAATG GAGGATTGTGTTATTTCCAGGTGGCTGTAATGAGGGTTCTGGAGATTATATCTCTATATACTTGTCACTGGCAAACAAAGATGCTGTTGCTGATGGTGAGGAGGTCAATGCAATTTTCAGGTTCTTTCTATTTGACCAAGTTCGAGGAAAGTATCTCTATGTTCAAG GAAGTGCTAGGCGTTTCGATAGGGTGAAATGCAAATGGGGGTTTTCTAAGTTCATTGCCTtggaaatttttaaagagcccTCTCATGGATATTTAGTAGAAAATACATGTTTTATCGGAGCTGAGGTTTACGTTATCAGGAACTCAGGTCTTCGTGAATGCCTGTCAATATCGGATTTTCCTGGTGTATCCTACAAATATACATGGACAATTACTCAGTTTTCAAAGTTGGGAAGTTTTTGTCAGTCTGATGAATTTGTTGTGGGAGGCTACAACTG GAAGTTAGCACTCTGTCCAAAAGGCAATGCAAAGAATGAAGGTTGCTGTATGTCCCTTTATTTACAGTCTGTGGATTCCCAGCATTTCTCCCCGGCCCAGAAAGTTAAAGCAAAGTTTAAAGTCACTCTTAAAGACCAGAAGCGTGGGATGAATGATGTTACATATGCGG atattttttggtttgattcATCAGTGAAATGCTGGGACTGTGGATCCTTTATCGAACTAAAAATTCTTAAAGATGAAGAATATGGCTTTATATATGAAGATCAGTGCGTAATTGAGGCTCAACTTACAGTGCTATATGAAACTTGTCAAAAGACTCTATCTTAA